In Ischnura elegans chromosome 9, ioIscEleg1.1, whole genome shotgun sequence, the following proteins share a genomic window:
- the LOC124165422 gene encoding NAD kinase 2, mitochondrial isoform X2, with product MENPHHCSSSSAAPPSMPITTITTNITCPVNPLNASCCSSNVTSLREQGKPSFPLRRALIVSKLSRYEFERYRHPDLSESELERILRRRGSDYDMLLYHHQLHKECEDVVAAALRDAGAETRVVNRFDYTEANIEWADAIFPTGGDGTFLLAASRILNNCKPVVGFNSDPSRSEGYLCLPKYYSSNIKEAIDKIKNGDFKWLHRKRIRITLIGDRVFDPPIELHDQQLLHPEYRFFDCIQEQHNAAVPSNDNSDTPAKKRVLPVLALNEVFIGECLSARVSYYEMQVDGGERKKVKSSGMCVSTGTGSTSWTFSIDRLTHQSVEELVRIIADETGLGPEVLSDKNAPLIDKITSRFNNTLVFKPDENKMAYTIRDLICGGVWPSRNDNVRPRGYAQRIDVKSRCFDAGLVVDGGISFSFNDGTSAILEIHDPDALLTISLLPT from the exons ATGGAGAATCCGCATCACTGTTCATCGTCTTCAGCTGCCCCTCCATCCATGCCCATAACCACCATAACCACAAACATCACTTGTCCAGTCAACCCACTCAATGCATCATGCTGCTCCTCGAATGTCACGTCGTTGCGAGAGCAAGGAAAACCATCGTTTCCTCTAAGACGAGCTCTAATAGTTTCTAAGCTCTCCCGGTATGAATTTGAGCGCTATCGTCACCCTGATTTATCAGAGTCAGAATTGGAAAGGATTCTTCGAAGAAGAGGATCCGATTACGACATGTTACTATACCATCATCAACTCCATAAAGA GTGTGAAGATGTAGTTGCCGCTGCCCTTAGGGATGCTGGCGCTGAGACCAGAGTGGTTAATCGCTTTGACTACACTGAAGCTAACATTGAATGGGCTGACGCTATATTCCCCACCGGTGGAGATGGAACGTTTCTCTTGGCAGCTTCAAGGATTCTG aataattgtAAGCCTGTCGTTGGTTTCAATTCTGATCCATCTCGATCTGAGGGATACTTGTGCTTGCCTAAATATTATTCTTCTAACATCAAGGAAGctatcgataaaataaaaaat GGTGACTTCAAGTGGCTTCACAGGAAAAGGATTAGAATTACATTGATTGGAGACAGGGTATTTGATCCACCCATTGAACTCCATGATCAACAATTACTGCATCCTGAGTACAG GTTTTTTGATTGTATTCAAGAGCAACACAATGCAGCTGTGCCGAGTAATGATAATTCTGATACACCAGCAAAGAAGCGCGTTCTCCCTGTTTTAGCGCTTAATGAG GTTTTTATTGGAGAGTGTTTGTCGGCTCGAGTTTCGTACTATGAGATGCAGGTGGACGGTGGTGAACGGAAGAAAGTCAAGAGCTCTGGGATGTGTGTGAGCACAGGGACGGGATCTACCTCATGGACGTTCAGTATCGACAGATTGACTCACCAGTCGGTCGAGGAACTGGTCCGCATCATTGCTGACGAAACTGGTTTAGGACCGGAAGTTCTGAGTGATAAAAATGCTCCTCTGATTGATAAAATTACTTCCCGTTTCAACAACACACTTGTATTCAAACCAG ATGAGAATAAGATGGCGTACACCATCAGGGATCTCATATGTGGAGGGGTGTGGCCCAGTCGAAATGATAATGTCCGTCCAAGGGGTTATGCCCAGCGAATTGATGTCAAGTCTCGGTGCTTTGATGCTGGTCTGGTTGTTGACGGTGGTATATCCTTCAGTTTTAACGATGGTACTTCGGCCATTTTGGAGATCCATGATCCTGATGCACTCTTGACAATCAGTTTACTTCCAACATGA
- the LOC124165422 gene encoding NAD kinase 2, mitochondrial isoform X1, whose protein sequence is MFKSRFLLEKGRIVFQASRIFGCPASSPMENPHHCSSSSAAPPSMPITTITTNITCPVNPLNASCCSSNVTSLREQGKPSFPLRRALIVSKLSRYEFERYRHPDLSESELERILRRRGSDYDMLLYHHQLHKECEDVVAAALRDAGAETRVVNRFDYTEANIEWADAIFPTGGDGTFLLAASRILNNCKPVVGFNSDPSRSEGYLCLPKYYSSNIKEAIDKIKNGDFKWLHRKRIRITLIGDRVFDPPIELHDQQLLHPEYRFFDCIQEQHNAAVPSNDNSDTPAKKRVLPVLALNEVFIGECLSARVSYYEMQVDGGERKKVKSSGMCVSTGTGSTSWTFSIDRLTHQSVEELVRIIADETGLGPEVLSDKNAPLIDKITSRFNNTLVFKPDENKMAYTIRDLICGGVWPSRNDNVRPRGYAQRIDVKSRCFDAGLVVDGGISFSFNDGTSAILEIHDPDALLTISLLPT, encoded by the exons ATGTTTAAGTCCCGTTTTCTGCTTGAAAAGGGTCGTATTG TTTTCCAAGCATCACGTATCTTTGGCTGCCCTGCGTCCAGTCCAATGGAGAATCCGCATCACTGTTCATCGTCTTCAGCTGCCCCTCCATCCATGCCCATAACCACCATAACCACAAACATCACTTGTCCAGTCAACCCACTCAATGCATCATGCTGCTCCTCGAATGTCACGTCGTTGCGAGAGCAAGGAAAACCATCGTTTCCTCTAAGACGAGCTCTAATAGTTTCTAAGCTCTCCCGGTATGAATTTGAGCGCTATCGTCACCCTGATTTATCAGAGTCAGAATTGGAAAGGATTCTTCGAAGAAGAGGATCCGATTACGACATGTTACTATACCATCATCAACTCCATAAAGA GTGTGAAGATGTAGTTGCCGCTGCCCTTAGGGATGCTGGCGCTGAGACCAGAGTGGTTAATCGCTTTGACTACACTGAAGCTAACATTGAATGGGCTGACGCTATATTCCCCACCGGTGGAGATGGAACGTTTCTCTTGGCAGCTTCAAGGATTCTG aataattgtAAGCCTGTCGTTGGTTTCAATTCTGATCCATCTCGATCTGAGGGATACTTGTGCTTGCCTAAATATTATTCTTCTAACATCAAGGAAGctatcgataaaataaaaaat GGTGACTTCAAGTGGCTTCACAGGAAAAGGATTAGAATTACATTGATTGGAGACAGGGTATTTGATCCACCCATTGAACTCCATGATCAACAATTACTGCATCCTGAGTACAG GTTTTTTGATTGTATTCAAGAGCAACACAATGCAGCTGTGCCGAGTAATGATAATTCTGATACACCAGCAAAGAAGCGCGTTCTCCCTGTTTTAGCGCTTAATGAG GTTTTTATTGGAGAGTGTTTGTCGGCTCGAGTTTCGTACTATGAGATGCAGGTGGACGGTGGTGAACGGAAGAAAGTCAAGAGCTCTGGGATGTGTGTGAGCACAGGGACGGGATCTACCTCATGGACGTTCAGTATCGACAGATTGACTCACCAGTCGGTCGAGGAACTGGTCCGCATCATTGCTGACGAAACTGGTTTAGGACCGGAAGTTCTGAGTGATAAAAATGCTCCTCTGATTGATAAAATTACTTCCCGTTTCAACAACACACTTGTATTCAAACCAG ATGAGAATAAGATGGCGTACACCATCAGGGATCTCATATGTGGAGGGGTGTGGCCCAGTCGAAATGATAATGTCCGTCCAAGGGGTTATGCCCAGCGAATTGATGTCAAGTCTCGGTGCTTTGATGCTGGTCTGGTTGTTGACGGTGGTATATCCTTCAGTTTTAACGATGGTACTTCGGCCATTTTGGAGATCCATGATCCTGATGCACTCTTGACAATCAGTTTACTTCCAACATGA